The sequence ttggtactcgcctctgaataaaccgtagccgtaatgacattaaaatgctacctcatattgaaatattttgaggccccattttagtcgccaaactattatttttgatacccatttctatggttatttagtcgcccggttaaatacgtgcgaATAATATAATCACAAATCGGTATaagcaataattttataacaaataattttagatgagccaatatggacccataAAGGACATTATGGCCGTTGCTTTTGATGAAagtattgtttacataaattttattcgtTTTAAAGTGGAACTTTAGACGTAGCAATAAGCCAGGTAAATGCTAGGAAAATTATGACAGGTAAATGTACAAAGTATAAACCAATACAACATCTTACCTGAGCATCCTCTCCACACTCCATCTGGTTATATCTCGCAATATCCTTATGAAGAGTCCTCAACAAAATCATAGCCACCATTCCACTAAGGAACAGTACAATAACCAAGGAGTTCAGTATCGAGAACCACTGAATATTGGTATGTGGCATGGATTCTAGGATGTAATCCCATCGGGATGACCACTTGATCGTGTTGTTGCGGTGGAAGGTGACCCGGTATGAGTATGTGATGGAGAAGGTCTCGTCTCCGGTGAGCATGTTGGGTATCTCCAGCGGTGTCCGGGTGTTGCAGTCTAGCTTATCGGGATTGGCGTGCCGGATGCTGGCCGGTTTGATCTGTGACagttgataattttaaaaacaataatcctaATACATATACTTCGCACGGATGAAGGTGGCTCCTGCCACATTGACAGTTCATTTTAATATGTTAGCTACGTAAAATGTTTGTTGATATTTTTGACTGTATAGAACATTAATTTGTTTAGAAGCGTAATTAATAagcgtaataaaaaaaaaaaaaaaaagcgtaaAATTTCAGGTAATCAgtcattttttaatacttgtCACTTGTACAGTGAGCTGGAAAAGTGCATgtcgaatttatcaatgaattcattcataatttctccatgacCACTTTGCAGCTGCTGGTACCATCGTTGTCAATAATGATATTTAATTCATTATTCCTCCCATTTTTGTGGTGCAGCGACAATTATTAATTAAGATAATAGCTTCCATTTGCGTATACTATAGTAATCATCAAGTATATGTCattgttatcattatcaatgtatttcattcattaGTTCATTAGGTACTAATTATCTGTAGATGGTTTTATCATGATATAGTCTACTGTACTAGTTTTATATGATTCGTCGACGCTACATGTCAGGTAAAGATGTTAATAAGCACAGATAGACCTTTACGCCATTTTACTAGGTTTTCATGAGGGCCAGTATGTTGTCCCAACTGGTGCTTTATTAGTCTTTACGATAGGTAATTTCAAGATGGCGGGCTCTTAGAGCTTGTTTACCTTAGCCGAGATGATCCTGCCGCCATTTTCGCCAAAGCCGACGCCCCAATATGGTACGTTGTCTCGATATCCACGTGGTTGCACCGGAAGTACTCACCAACCAACACCTGATTAGTCACTACAATGGGTAATTTCAAGATGGCGGGCTCCCAGAGCTAGTTTACCTTAGCCGAGATGATCCTGCCGCCATTCTCGCCAAAGCCGACGCCCCACTTCTCTTCAGCCCCGCTATGGTACGTTATCTCGATGTCCAAGTGGTTGATTGCCCCGAGCAGTTCTTTATTGGTAACTACGATGGGTTATTTAAAGATGCTGCATAGTTCAAGGTCACAGAGCTAGTTTACCTTAGCCGAGATGATCCTGCCGCCATTTTCGCCAAAGCCGCCGCCCCACTCCTCCTCGGCCCCGCTGTGGTACATTATCTCAATGTCCACGTGGTAGCACAAGAAGTACTCAAACAACACCTGATTTGTCGCTGCGATAGGTAATTTCAAGATGGCGCTGCATAGTTCAAGGTCCCAGAGCTAGTTTACCTTAGCCGAGATGATCCTGCCGCCATTCTCGCCGAAGCCGACGCCCCACTCCTCCTCGGCCCCGCTGTGGTACGTTATCTCGATGTCCACGTGGTTGAACAGGAAGCACTCACCAACCAACACCTGATTCGTCGCTACGATAGGTAATTTCAAGATGGCGCTGCATAGTTCAAGGTCACAGAGCTAGTTTACCTTAGCCGAGATGATCCTGCCGCCATTCTCGCCGAAGCCGACGCCCCACTCCTCCTCGGCCCCGCTGTGGTACGTTATCTCGATGTCCACGTGGTTGAACAGGAAGCACTCACCAACCAACACCTGATTCGTCGCTACGATAGGTAATTTCAAGATGGCGCTGCATAGTTCAAGGTCACAGAGCTAGTTTACCTTAGCCGAGATGATCCTGCCGCCATTCTCGCCAAAGCCGACGCCCCACTCCTCCTCGGCCCCGCTGTGGTACGTTATCTCGATGTCCACGTGGTTGAACAGGAAGTACGCGCCGACCGGGGCCTGATTTGTCGCTACGATCGGTGTGCATGTGTCCTGGATTCAAGATTATTAAAGTTAAATTGACTTTTCAAGGTTTAATGAGACTGGGAGAATATATTattcaaaaattacattttgaaataataaatattgacaGAGTTCTAAGTTGTATAATTTCCAACATTCATGAGACTCTTTACATATGTAGAAATAATATGAATGCATACTAATACATTATTAATGGGaacgtttgtgtgtctgtttgtatgtccgtctttcacggcaaaatgaagCGACGAACTGACgaaatttttaagtggagtttagttgaagggatggagagtgacataggctactttttgtctctttctaactccccgcttccctaaaatggaggtagtataaaataatataaaagctAGTATGAAATAATATAGTATGAAATAATATAGTCATTATAGATACCATAACACTAGGCTATAGAAGTATAATTGCTACGTCTATGGCCCATTAAGCATCTAAGTTATGCAATAGAGAGTCCATTGTGATCACAGCAAGTTGTTCATTGTAAGAATGACAACAACACCAACTATTGTTTACTAAGATGCCACAAATTGTCCCTTTCTGCCAAAGTAATCAAAGAAATGTTAGATAACACAAATTTCATTTTCACCAAGCAAGGAAAGATTTGTTACagataaatatttcatttgtaTATCATAGACAGTTTTAGTTTTATCAATCCTGTATCATGTGTGTGTAGTgaatgccgtggaaatgagagcgttaagaagcatggctggtgtaaagttgagtgataggatcagaaatagcgtgataagagagaagtgtggagtggatgtagatgtggtgacaaagattgagatgggtatgttaaggtggtttgggcatgtagagaggatggatgagaggagaataatgaagaaagtatatgaaaaaggagtggaaaggtcagttggtagtggaagacctaggcgaacttttcttgatcaaatcgaggaaatattgcaaaaaggccaggtcagaagtactcgaaaccgacgagcgtgtatgagaaacgttatgaaagtgtgtgaagcgaaagtggtttgtcaggatcgtagtaaatggaaatccgtgatctctgcctacccctctgggaaacaggcgtgattgtatgtatgtatgtatgtatacatgtGCACAGAATAAAACTGTTAGTTGATATGTGCATGAAACCCTACCCTGCACAAATGTGCCATTATCTGgataaagggaccttattgtcgatggcgcttacgtcgttatgagcgatgttcgtgtacaaatacaaCGCCGCGGGaagtaagcgccatcgacaataaggtctctttacccagataatgtcacaaataatttacttttatGGCCTAGGTAATAAGGGTGACAgcatttcaacattttcaactgaAGCACCAATTTTATTATCTATCTAATGATCTCTCATTTACGACAATGCTCCATATAAAAATTGTCAAAGGGCCTTTATTCCAGAACATATTCCAATAAGAATACATGAGTTTGTAGTGATACAATGTTATACAAAACAGGTAGGTATTGTATTTGCATTCTTCAATATTCCTCAGGATCATTtccttaaaacaaaaacatccCTATCTCAATACAAGTGTCTTATCAGTTCGGTTTGAATATTCTGCATTGTGGCACATATAAGTTTTTTATCTTTATGACacatttgcctgtgtggtgacgggttaagaatttcaccaccccctttcttcccgtgggtgtcgtagaaggcgactatgggatatgggttaaattgtggtgtgggcgagaggctggcaacctgtcactgcaatgccacagtttcgttttcttttaaccccttatttgccaagagtggccctgaagctttagtagtttcatgtgctctgcctacccctttatgggatacaggcgtgattgtatgtatgtatgtatgacacATTTCACAAGAAGTATTTACCAAGATATcttgtttaaatttaaatttcaggTCACTCGCATATTACCCTAGCAGGCTACCCATGACAAAAAAGCACAGTACAACCTGTGTTAAGTTGAATGGTTTGTTAACTGTTCCAGTTAGAAGACATCCCTCAAAGGGAAAATATCACCTTTGCACTTCACTTCTAATTGTATGTTATTTTATActtgtttttgtacaataaagagttactactactactgcctTATACATCTCTATTATTAATTGAAGTAGtgttatactttagttagaacttagaattagtattatcaattgtaatttaaattcaattttaaatcttcTGTATGTGACGTGTACAAGTGCcatgtggcctatttgctgaataaatgattttgttttttcttttttttttttaatttactacAACTCCAGACATTCTTAATGTTAGAAATCTTATTAGAAACAATCTTACCAAATCCCTCCTGACTTGGCAGCCCATAGGGAATCCAGTGCTGCAATAAGTCTTCTCCTTGTCCACCAAGTAGCACCACGTCACCGGCATATTGTCCAGTATCCAGTGATGCTGGTAATACAGCGCCATACCCATCTTCAACAGATTCAGCTTCTTTAACGAATCAGGGTTCGACCCCTTGTAAGTCTTCGTACACACTGTTGCACAGTCAACATTCTCCATAAAGTTCAACTTGTACGGACTTGGCCTAATTCGTTCTCCGAACACAACTTGCCCAAGGTTCTCGACTGGAGATTGAGTTTCATCTGTCGTGCAGAAATCAAAGTGGTGATATTCAAAGGGTATCACTGACTCTTCTGTGTTTAATCTGTTTACGTATAATGGGATTTCATTCTGGAACAAATATACGAAATGTTACTGTTTCATCTAACATTTTACAAAAAGATTTTTGTGTAAATGGTAGTTTGGAATTATAATTATAGATGCTAGGCCACAATTAGTGCCGCTATTTATGCCTTATCAAGAATTTCATAGCAAGAAGTAATAAATCGCAACATGAAATTGTCAATGCGGTGACGGCTTATACGGCCAAAACACCCTGGGCGTATGCACCGAATTTCACATGTATTATATGTACTCACTTTGCAAGTGTTTGCGTTGTCCTCGCCGGTTTTACTGCAGTAATTTACCGGGGCTAAGCCGGGTAAATAAAACGCTTTTCCACATGTCAGAACCGATAATGCGCAAACGAATAGCGAAGCTGTCGTGATCATGATGAGATGTTATTCCTTTACTATCACAtcaaaaaactagctaatttccAACGACACGAGTTACTACTGTCCACATAATCAATCTTTACGTTTAACACGCAAAATAATTGTAGAAAAGTATTGTTTTCCCTTCTTCCGTAGAATTTTCTGAGATCTTTACACGGCACAGTCTTGGAAAACGTCGGCACAGTCTTGGAAAACGTCACCACAGTCAGTGTTGCTAGTCGTGGAAATAAATATGTCACAATAATTTTCTTTTCCACTCAAAAATTGTTATGATAAaagaataaaacaaataaaccgatagtaaaaaaaacttatactaAACAATAATTAAACGCAAAACAAAAATTCTTTATACATTACAAGCTGCCACGATGCAGTTGTTATTGCACTAACGGTGCTTGCACATAGAGCATAATTCTGATGAAAGTAATGAATGCAACCATGAACCTACAATTCTATGGACGGATAACTCCGAAGAAAAACCTGTGATTCCATCATCCACATTGATAGCTTTGTCtattggccgctgtacacatatggtcaacggttccaccaaccctttgtgaaaccccttggccaagataagagccgctgtttacacgtacattggcgaaccaatcacttggcattggctcttcatgaaagatggacgtggaatggaaaagtctaggaaattctaggtcatagacgttgtcagaaaaatttgattaaaaaataataaccccgtagtaaaattaaattatttgaaatattaacaattttttgaatattctgataagaacatttatcttttttaggaaatacattaaacatttgcaaggttattttatttcctaaattctatactattattggcatagataaacttattattttcgtaaatatttcactactgtcctctctgacggctgatgaccaactgaatgaagcgccaacgtgtaaacgcagttggccattggcgccaagatcctttgatgtgtggacaaaaaaccgacaccaatcggttggccggcaagcgcaagcgccaactgccaacttacggccaagtagccctctacacgcttggcca is a genomic window of Leguminivora glycinivorella isolate SPB_JAAS2020 chromosome 6, LegGlyc_1.1, whole genome shotgun sequence containing:
- the LOC125227327 gene encoding transmembrane 9 superfamily member 2 gives rise to the protein MITTASLFVCALSVLTCGKAFYLPGLAPVNYCSKTGEDNANTCKNEIPLYVNRLNTEESVIPFEYHHFDFCTTDETQSPVENLGQVVFGERIRPSPYKLNFMENVDCATVCTKTYKGSNPDSLKKLNLLKMGMALYYQHHWILDNMPVTWCYLVDKEKTYCSTGFPMGCQVRRDLDTCTPIVATNQAPVGAYFLFNHVDIEITYHSGAEEEWGVGFGENGGRIISAKIKPASIRHANPDKLDCNTRTPLEIPNMLTGDETFSITYSYRVTFHRNNTIKWSSRWDYILESMPHTNIQWFSILNSLVIVLFLSGMVAMILLRTLHKDIARYNQMECGEDAQEEFGWKLVHGDVFRPPRRGMLLAVFLGSGAQVFGMTLVTLAFACLGFLSPANRGALMTCALVAWVLLGAAAGYVSARIYKSFGGRRWKSNILLTSMVCPGVVFSLFFIMNLVLWGKGSSAAIPFSTLLALLALWFGVSVPLTFIGAYFGFRKRILDHPVRTNQIPRQIPEQSLYTQAVPGVVMGGVLPFGCIFIQLFFILNSLWSSQMYYMFGFLFLVFVILVITCSETTILLCYFHLCAEDYHWWWRAFLSSGSTAGYLFVYCCHYFVTKLNIEDAASTFLYFGYTFIMVFLFFLLTGTIGFMACFWFVRKIYSVVKVD